The segment ttagTTTTGGCTGCCCTTCTGATTGCCCGCAAGAAAGATGGCCACAACATCACTACACTTTTTAAGACCATCTCATTTTGTTTATAGAGCTCTTCAATCAGAAGGTCACTGTAGGTGTCTGCTCCAGCTGTTGCTCTGTTCTTTCCCACTTGCTGCATTTACACTTACAATGTCCTTTTCTTTATAGTTGTACCATTCCCCCAGCCTGGGACCTCAAGGGGGTCATTTGCCACTAGAGTTGCTTTTATAGGTTGAAGGTTCAAAGGGTGTTTTGTCTCGTTCATACATACAACCACAGCTTGGAAAGGGCAAGAAAAAGGGcactccttcctcctttcttctgtcaTGGAGACAGATGTCCTCTAAAATTGCACACAAGATGCAGCCCGCATTTCAGATCTGGAGTCCGAGTGTCTGCTGTTTCCTCAGACTGCTTGCATTATTTGAGTAGTGTAAGGTGTTTGAGACTTGCAGCATATCGGGGACAAGGAGGAAAAATCAGGAGTGAACAGCTTTCATCCTCCAGCAAAGAGAGGCTCTGTTTTGTTGCAAACTAGCCCACTGGACCCAAACCCAGCTTTCTGCCAGCCTTGCTCTCCTGTGGGAGCTGGTGCAAGGCCTCTTCCTAAATTATGAACGTGTACCAAGGGATGAAGCAAGATCTTTGGGTAGAAATCAGTGAGTCTGATTCCTATCCATGGCAATGCTCTCTGTTGCCTGTATGGTAAAATGAGGCTCCAAACGAGCAAAGACAGTTCCCCAAACACGACCCAAAGCAGACTTTCTGCTATCTGAGTGCACCTGAATTCCTGCCACTTGCAGCAAATCTGCAATCCAATTGTCTGTTGACATTTCCAAGTTTTGCCTGTTGCATTTTCAGTGAACTTCATCTGGATTTCAGGTTGGCCATAAAACTTGAAAGCAGGTTTAGTAGCAAGAATTTACAATGTGAACATCTAGTTAGAAAAGACCTTGCTGGGTGCCTTTAAAGGAGAACCTTGCCTTTAAAAATGAGTAAGTAAGAGACTCTACCTCTTTTCCTCATgaaacttcactgaaaatatGAACAGCAGTAAATCAACTGCTGAGAAAAATGGCAATGTATagctgggctctgctcctgcaTAGCAGTGACAGTGGAAAAATCACAcacatttccctttctcttctgtgccTTCTGTGTGACCTTGTAAAATTTAAGCTATACCCTGTGTAAAATGTCTTTTAGTCCTGCAAAATCCTGGGGAAGGTTCAGTCTACAGGAGTGCCAATTtcaaaacaggagagaaattttctgaaaataatgcagaaaatactgCATGACATCCAGCCCTGTTTTGCCTTCCTTTGATGTAAAATGATAAGCTCTGCTTATTAAAATGTTCATCTTATACATGAAAACACCCATTCTGCAAAACTGTGCTAATGTAGAGGATATGGCACTGACATTTGCTTCTCTAACATTCAGTTGTAAATATTATGATAACCAGGGGAAGGAGTCCTGTGTTAtttatttctggggtttttttcttactgaaggACCAAATGGTGTTTAGGTTTTGGGAGGAAACTCACTGATGACAGGGCATAAGTTTATCCTATATTTGCCAGGCTGTTTCCCTGAAACCAGCTGGGTACAGTGGGATTGTTTTACTTGTGGTGTAATGTTTCTTAAACCAAGAAAGTTGAAACAATAGCTTACTGTACAGCAGACATTACTAAATGAGATATCTGATCATTTCTGTTATTACTTAATTACAGTTCTCTTTCTCTGAATAGGTGCAAagattttttctatttttttcttttaaattacagagCAGGCCACAGGTAAAAAAGTGAAGGTTGTACAAGCTGATTTCACTAAAAATTCCATATATGAGAACATTGAAAAAAGTCTGCAAGGCTTGGATATTGGTGTTCTGGGTGAGTCATTTAGATCTGTTAATTGAATAGTATTTTATGAGTGCAGTGTAGTAAACAGAGAACTGTTTGAATGATGTGTCATAACAACTTGTTAGCCAACACTTAAAACCGAGCATACAGCTGCCTAATGCATTTGAGCATTACTTATCATGAACAAGTCTTAAAAATGAATTAGGATTCTCCAAAGGCTTCCTGTTTCTTTGTACATCGATTTCTTTACCGTGAaacctcttctgctgctttacAAGCAGCATCCAGCTTGTGGGATAACTTCTTCCCTATTTAGCATCAAGGTATTAATTTTCACTATTGGTTTTTCACAGCTGTGTGCGATGCTTACATTCAAACTAAAACAAGCCCGTGGCTAACACTGATTTTCACGTTCTACACAGCAACAATGAAAACGTGTTTTTCTGGGaagtttttttggtggtgggggttttttttgtttatttgttgttttttgggtttttttttcttctttttttttaaaaatcatgctttaattgtgaaacaaatgaaacaacaaaaacaaaacacaaacaaacctcCAAACTGTAGCTACAGactatttttgtgttttctgaagttgtCACTGATCAGTATCAATGACTTCAGTGAGAACAAGACTCCATGCTAAAGAACATTTCTCTTCATATACAGCTCAAAAGCTTCTGGAACTTGATGAGGAGCCGTTTGTTTAACTAGCTAACTATGCCCTTTGTCCAGATTTGGTTCTTAACATTATATTTCCTTTGATTAGTTAACAATGTTGGAATGCTTCATAATCCTCTTCCGTGCCGTTTCCTTAATGGACCAGACGTAGATGAGGTAGGATTGCTCTGTGGGTTTCTACTTTCAATATAACAACGAGGAACTGTAACTCCATTCAACAAGGGAAAAATTCTGCCCCTGCTACAGTCAGCACATACTGAACTGTTCAGTTAAGTGGGAAAAGAACCAGGCTTGAAGGagcatattttgattttttgtaaTGCTCAGAAGAGcttgcaagaggaaaagaatgaTAGATTTCAGCTAAACTGCAGCAAGCACCCAGTGACAGAGGGGAGTGTGGAGCTGACCTGGTTGTAGCAGGGATCACTAACTCCTCTGGCTCACTGCTCACCTGTAATGCAATGGGGTCCAGCCGCAGCTGCAGTGTTGAGTTCTTGTTATTATAAAAACTTACTTTCTTTGGAATAGCATTGCTTAtgtatggggggggggggaagaaaaagaaaagagaaacctCATTTAAACAGAGTTTACTTTTGCAGGGGAATTCATTTGCACACTTGGAATAGTTTGACAGGATTAAGGATGTGATCAAGTTTTTCATGACCCTGTTATTATTTACCTCTACAGTATTAGCCAATGAAAACCCAGAATTTCTAAGTGTATTTCTTGCTGGCACCTGTCTCAGGATCCATTCAGTCTATTTATCCTCATCTATTACAAATCAGAGATCCCCAACAAGGCTCTTTCCTTCATAGCTGGTACGCCTGTTGCTGCTGCAACTTGCGTTTGCTTACTGGTCTTGGGAGGATATCTACATGGCAGTGCTTTTGCAGCACAGATAGTCTACCTCTGTCACTGAAAGCTGCTCAGTCTCTGCCTGGCACCTCTGAAATTTGTTGTCTGTGTGCATCCAGCTTGGTTTGCTGGTGCCATCACTACCTGGACACAGGCTTCCAGGTTTTGCCGTGTGCAACGATGTAGCTGGGCAAAAACAGAGGGCACAGAATTAAAGGGATGCATAGCAGATTGGAATGCCatgttgaaaatgaaattaatcagGGCTTACCTGCCTTTGAGTGTCCCACATCCTAGGCACAGTCAGTGACAATTTGAGACAAGCTAAGCAGCTCTAAGAGCAACAGCCTTGGTAGAAAGCTTTCAGGTTGAAATTGCTAGCTTTGTTACCTAGAGAAGCTACAAACTCTCTGAAGTATGAACTTaactgttttcttgctttctgcagaacCTTGTGAACTGTAAcattatttctgttacaaagGTATGTGACACACTCACATCTATATTACATCGGTAATgtattttattggaaaaaaatcagtcccACAAAGGAGTGACCAACTAGCTTTCCTGTGTATTTTCGTTTAATTTATCATCAGATAGTAAATTTAATCAGGAATGTCAGCATGATTTTAAGGACCCCACCTGTTTCTACtgcctgtgaaatattttgatgaGAGCTGACTGGAAATGTTTTAACACAGTTGCTTGTTTGAGACACATTGTTACACTGCAgttgaaacattttgcaaaaacatgtttgttttagtaaacagatttatttcagcATAAAGATCTTCAAAATAGGAAGATCTGCTGTTTGACTTTTTGTACTgtacttgcatttttttgttcacaATTCTGTTCTGCAAAAATCTTTTTGTATCGGTGCAGGACAGAAACTTGAGGAGCTGACTCCCAGTTCTGTACTGTTACCTCTTGGCGCTAATTTTGGTTAGCCGCTTCTCTTACAAGAGTAGTTAGTATTGGATGCTTTCTGCCTCTGATGGGGTTTTGTATGGCTTTGCTGTTTGCAAGCAGCGTGTTAACATGAACAAGAGCACAACAAGAGCTTTGTAGTTCATCTCAACTTTGGCTAATGTCTTTCTGAACATGACATGAAAACTATCAACAGATGTTCATCTTTCTTTCCCTAGCAAACTTTACATCCCAAATTTGTACTGCTGCTTCATGGCTTCAGATAACAAATCATGTAATATCAGTCAATAGAAACAACTTCTTCCATAAAGTAGTTAGGTGACCTTTCTGCTCctaggtttttttgtatttgtacatccaaaaaacccagaaatatcTGCAATATCTGAAtactgtatgtatgtatgccTCACAAAAACCGGCAAACATTTTGTACCCTTTCAGTCTGGATACAAAAGGGTTCTCACTTTATCATTCATTTCCCACTTTACACCTACCTCAGAATCAACCACTTCTGCTTCACCAGGACTTGGTGATTCCTTTCCCCCACTGCTGCAACTGTGTCCTTTTCAGCCTTTCATGGACCTTCACCTTCCTCCAAAACACAAAGAACTCATGCTTCTGACCATCATTCCTCATGGTTAGCTCCACATCATCTTtaaatctgtttggttttttttccctcctccctgccttgATTCCTGCTCACCACTTCTTGCAGTGGGATGCCTGAGCTCTGGGTATTCCTGGCTGTCACAGATCCAGTGGGATTTTCAGCACTGCAAAAGTAGGACCTTTCCCCATGTTTTCCACTTCACTTGGAAATTCGCCTTCCCCCAAGCTGATACGACCTTTCTGAAATGTTATGTGTtatcctttctgaaaacaaagcttgTGAACTCCATCCTGGTCCCACTATCCTGTTATGCACAATGACACTACTGAAAAAACCAAGGAATTAACAAGGATTGAATTTAGCTGATGATCATTTGCATTACTTTTCATTACTGCCCTTTACAGGTTAGGTCACACTCTTATCCTGAGAAGATTCATACAGTAGGTGTGTTTTTATGAAGTGTCAGTAGTGTGACTATGAATTCCCTAGGAACTTAGGCTTGCTATCAATAATActcttcaaataaaacaaacagaagcagatTTCTTGCCTGAAAATGGATTTAATTGCACTTTAAAAATCACAAGTGTGATGAAGTCTATTGTTAAGATTAGAATGAGTCATTACaattagcattaaaaaacatacaaaaactCTTTTcggcagcagaaaaaaagttgtcttttcATGATTTTCTGCTATTTCCGATCCAGGTAGAGCCAAAAGTGAAAATGCACAACCACTATGAGGCTGACTTTCTCCTTCCAGTTATGGTTCAGTATTGAAGAATTACAAAATTCAGAAACTGTTGGAAAGCTTTGGATAAGTGTAAGACTTTCACTGCTTAGAAGACTaaccttcagatttttttgacTATTCAGATGATTTGCAGGCCATTAGCATTTCTAAAGTGTTTTCCAAAACTTTGAATGTGCCACATTTTAGCTGTTTGAACAGTATACATATGGCTGGGGCTTGAGCAAGTGGAAAATCTtgtgaataaaacaaaatcaattgAAAAATGCCATCAGAAAGAGGGAGAATTGATATAATTCTTAACATACTTGTCTTGCAGATGACAAAAATGATTTTGAGACAAATGGAGCtaaggtaaaaataattttttctagAACTTCCAATACCTTTTAGCTGCTGCCTTGAGTTTATTCAATGTTAGCTatgctttttcattattaactTCTGCACTTCACAGTATGTCCACCAGTTGTTggtttgtgttgtgttgtgttgttGATAACAGCACAGCTGTTAGTGCTGTGTGAATGAGTGATAGGAACTGCCACAAATTGTCAGTCAACTGTagaacaggacagaaaatataaaacatagGTCTGTGCCCagtaaaaaatgcagatgttacAAAAACAAAATGGCATGTGATGCCATTAGGCAAGAAAAGGCATTTGAATATATTGTTGTATTCTTAGTTCTAAGAGTGGTAGGTGTGCTTGGAATAATACTTTTCAAGCTCTGGAAACACCTACGATACATCAGAGAGATTAATTCAGCTATGCAATTAAGgatcccttttctccttttaatacAGTGTGTATTTTAGACACGGGGTTCTTAAACCAGCAGCTAACATCTTAAGATGAGAGTTTCTAGAAACCATTGTTAACTACTGCATTTTAGAGGCCAGggcatgctttttcttttgccaacaAAATAAACTCTTACCGTTtaattgtttggtttggtttttttcctggttgttGCTGAATGAATTGGTTTTAGTGATCTGTACAGGGAGCTGTGAACAGGGAAGCATGGAGCAGGAAAAAGAATGTGCTGGCTAATGAGCAAAGGGAACCTACCAATTACTTAGAAGCATAAAATCTTTCCTCTGATGGCATTTTTTGCTCCATTAAATTTATAATAGCACGTACAATGTTCCCATCGTTCTGATTGCACTGGGCATTTGGATTTCGCTTATGATATTATTCCTAGCTGGTTTAGACTTAATTACACCTAACTAAACCATAAAAGTTGGGTCTTTTGAAAGTGTAGTTTACGGTATAATAGAAGAGTTATGCCTTCGGGGGGGAAAAAGTTGTTTTCCACTTGTGCAGGTTTTTACTTTAATACTGTCAAATGCAAACTGAATGTAactgtttaaattaaatttcagacAGAAGGGTCTTATTCTGAATCTATCTTCTGGTCTGGGTACTTTCCCTTGTCCGTTATATACAATGTACTCAGCTTCTAAGGTAAGTCTTTCACATTGAGTTATAAAGAAATCCCCATCAGGTGTTTACCAGAGTTTGTATCAGCAATACAGGGCCAGGTTTTCAGGACATAATTCAGTGTTGCTCCACTGAAATAATGAACACAAATTAGCACTATCTGAGAACTAAGAATCAATGAAGCTATataaacaaaacccagctgAAGGTGTGTCTGATCATTGGAacatttttgcctttgattAAATAGTATGATACCAGTGCTCACAATCTCTCCTCATTCCAGGAAGTGATGACTGTAACTAGTCTGGCTTAGCTGGTTTACTCAAAACTGTAGATGCACAGAAGTTCTAGATTTTGCTTATGGAACCAATAATAAAATTCCTGGTAGGTGTGTGGTGAGTTGCCTGACTTCATAGATTTCACTTGAAAATTTTGCTCTGAATTTAAATCCCAGAGTTCATAAAAATGAGGAGTGAATGATTTTTACTGAAACTCCAGAAGCAACTTGCTCAGCTCAGGTTTGCTTCAAATGAAGAATTCCAACAACATTTGCTTGAACATAGCTAAAGTTCAGCTTGGTAAGAAAAAGCTAGTTATTCCTGGTAAGAAAGTCcagttttccatttcctttttctctttttaatgtttctcaTTACTCAAAACTTGAACTACAAAAAAACGCAGACAATTTTAGTTCCTTGAAAAAGTTCAGttaatattatttcaaaatgatATGGTACATTGATTGTattgttttgactttttaattCTTGGGTATCTTgtacctttctttttaaatggacTTTCTTTTGCAATGCCCTGAAAGGAGACTATTTTACTTGGCAGCACATTGATGTTTCATGCAATATCACAACACTATTGGTGTTTAAATTGTAAGACCTGTCAAATGATTGCTTTGAAACActgtcattttttcttcttagaaggACTTCTATATTTCTAATTACAGAGGAGTCATCCAATGTGGTCAAGCTTCTGAATATTTCTCAAAGATCTAAATCCTAAACTTAGTCTTAAAAGAAACTTCTACACAAAGTTAGTGTATGCTTACTCTTCATTGGTGTAGAGAAAAACTTAGATACACTTTAACAGTTGAAGCTACAAAGCCCCCCCCCAAATTCCAAATACCTGACtttgaaaattgtatttgtaGGCTATGCTAATAGGTATACACTAAAATTATGAGTTATATTTTGCTCCCCTTTTTAttgcaagagaaacagaagtgtAAGTGTTGAACTGGGAGGGTAGGTGTCAGCAAGAGATGACAGCCACAAGAAACAATAGCTAGAATAAATGGGACTCAGGTATTTATATTTCTGCACTTTTGTAAAGGTGACAAAGCTTTCAGTCCAATCTGCAATAGCACTTGTTTCATGTCTGGCTTGGGCCAATGCCAGGCTTCATCTTTTCTGGTGCACATAGAGTCAGTCTTGCCATTACTCATGTGCATCAGCAGAAACTGTCTTGAAGatttcagttctgtatttttcaccACCACACTGTGCCTTAGGTTGTATGATGCTTGGCCATTTTTGTTAAGGAACTGTTCGCACATACTTGTAAGCATATATAAAAGTACTTAGTTCCCTATGCtaatgttgttttgttttgttttattgtaggCTTTCATAAGCACGTTCTCCAAAGCACTACAAGCAGAGTATAAGGCAAAGGGAATTATCATACAGGTGATGTTATATCTTGCCATATTTGCCTTCATTTTAACAAATTCTTCAAGAATATCTGAGATGCCTAGATCTGTATAGTGTAGCCATCCTTTGTGAATTGTTGGGTGACCCTGTCAAAACTCTGTCTCCTCCTTATAtgcagcttttttccttattccaCTGTAATACCATTACCTGTTCTGCATAGTGCCTTAGTCCACTGCAAATACGTTATAATTTATCAGATGCTGTGGGATTCTGAAGAGTGAATGGTCTTATGTAAATGTTAGATGACATTACATTGTTATGCTGATTTCTTATTTTAGGTAGTGACTCCTTATGGTGTTTCCACTCCAATGACAATGTACCAAAAACCCAATCTTATTACAAAGACGGCAGAAGAATTTGTTAGTGAGTCACTGGATTATGTCACCTTTGGAAATGAGATTTTTGGATGTTTAGCCCACGAAATGCTGGTAATTGAATTTGATATATGTAAATGGGTACCCAAGGCTGAACCAAGGCTGTCTGAGCTCAGCAGGTTGTTTCGACTGATTTCAGAGACCTTAAGGTTGGACATCACATGAGAAACAGTGAATAGGTAGTTAAGGCTAATATGGCACCAGTAAACTATGAAGAAAGGGGTATATAAGCACAGCATAGAGGTAGCAGCACAGTGTGGCTTTCTCTACTTTTGGTCCTGAGCTGAGCTAAGTTTGATATCTGGTTAATCTTTAGCCTTTCTCTAGCTGCCTGTTTTCATGACCCTATTAGGAATATTTCTGAGACCCCTACTCCTTTACAGACATTGGCCAGCAAAGTCAAAAGTTGTTagtggggaaagggaaggacgTAAGAACAAACTGTGCTATCAcataaacataatttctttaGGATACCAAGCTAACAGAATAAATATTCATACATGACAGCTGTTAATGATAAGCATTAAATGAAAGTATAGGGAAGAACAGATTTGCTGAAAACTGAGAGGAATGAGCATTTCCCTCTAAGAGAAACACACAAACTGAAAGTATAAAGTAAAAGCTTTCATAGTTACTGTTTTCTGTGACCTTTCTGAACACTCAGTTAAATTCCTTCAGGAGGTTTCTATAACCCTTTGcctttgtattatttttgcttGATTATTCTGAAGGCATGTGTCCTGCAGTTCATCCCTTTGTGGGTATTCCACAGCGACAGACTTCAAGAAGCAGTCCTGCATGCATTTAGCAGTTATCTAAAGAAGAGGTGGAGGAACTCCTAACAGAGTCATTTTTCTGGAAGATGTGCAATGGGAAACCCCAGCAAGATGCATTTtactgtgtctctgtgtgtgtgtgaatttaGAAGGAATCAAATCAGTTTGAGCTTGTGAAGTAATAAGTGATTTGATCCAATGAATCTATTAAGTAAATTAATTGTTGTCTCTTTTCAAAGACCATAACATTTGCTAGAGCTGTTCCAGTGGCTCTGGTGGGCCCTCGATAGGttctaagaaattatttactgttttaataTAAGCTTGGAGGCCAAAAATATTTACGCTTATTTGATGTTTATGAATAAACCaacaattttctttatttccaaaCTTGTTCTTAGTGTATTTTGATGCTTTCAGTGACTGTTTTATGTCTttgatttcttctgaaaagtcAAGGAAatttgcaagaagaaaaaaagaaagctttcaggCTGTGAAGTACACAGTCGACCTTTGGAAGCCTGCAACCATAAACAATTCTGATCAGAGCCTGTGAATGACTTCATCTTCTGCAGTACCTGATAcgggctggaggaggcaggagcacaggcaAAAGATACACAGTAATTCTACATTTCTGGGTGAATCCAGAAGGCAAACCTTTCGATTGTAGATACCTATGAACATCATATTGTATGCTATTAGAAGTGTTTCAAGGACAATGCAATGATCAGGCACAGTCAACATGGCTTCACAAAGGGTGcctgtttaaataatttgataTCCTTCTGTGATACAGTCACCTGCCCCGTGAATGAAGGGAAGGTAGTGGATGTAGTTTTTCTCaattttagtaaggcttttggtGCAGTCCCTCACAGTATCTTTCTGCACATGTTGTCCAACTGTGAGATGAGCAGGTACACAGTGCATTGGTGAAAAACTGGCTGAAAAGCAGGGCTAAAAGATTTCTCATATatggggctacatctggctggtgactGATTGCCAGCAGCGTTCTTCAGGGTTCAACTCTATGATTCTGTTCAACCTATTTATCAACAATATGAATGCAGAagttgaatgcaccattagcGTGTTTGCTGTTGACTCCCTTGAGAgacaagaggccttgcagagggatctagatagaTTAGAGCATTTGGCAATCATCAGCAGGATGAAATTTAATGAGAGCAAATGTGAGATTCTGCACCCGGGATGGAGTAGCACTGCACACGAGTATGAACTGGGAGAGGagtgctggagcacagccctgcagggagggatctgggggtgctggctgacacaGGCTCAGTGTGGGtcagcagcgtgccctggcCGGCAGGAGGGCAAACCGCGTCCTGGGgggcatcaaacacagcatgacCAGCCGGTCAGAAGCGGGGATTGATTGTCCCGCTGTACTTGGCCTTGGTGCGGCCTCACCTCGAGCAcagtgtgcagttctgggccccacagtTTCAGAAGGGTGTTAAGGTCCTggaatgtgtccagaggagggcaacagaGCCggtggaagggctggaagacatgtcctgtgaggagcggcGGGGGACTCTGGGTTTGTCTGGcttggagagaaggaggctgaggggtgacctcattgctccccacagcttcctgaggaggggacgtggagagggaggtgctgagctcttctccccGGGATCCAGTGACAAGacatgtgggaatggttcaaagccGTGCCAGGGGAGGTTCTGACTTGACTTTTGAAAGCATTGCTTTACCcagagggtggtcaaacactggaactgGCTTCCTAGGGAGGCGGTCGATGCCCCATGCCTGTCAGTGCCTTaaaaagaggcatttggacaatgcccttaataacatgcttcaacttttggtcagccctgaagtggccaggcagttggactaggcgatcgttgtaggtcccttccaactggagctattccattccattccattctattccattccattctattccattccattccattccgCTCTGTTCTAAAATCAGATGTAATTCTGTTTGTTAAAAATCAGGCATTTTAATGCACCTTCTCacttttcagatttattttacttctgcatttcaaaaagctttttttgtaaagctgCATTAAGATAGCAAAGCCAGTATTAGTAAAAGTAAGTATATGTTGGTGGGTTTTG is part of the Falco biarmicus isolate bFalBia1 chromosome Z, bFalBia1.pri, whole genome shotgun sequence genome and harbors:
- the HSD17B3 gene encoding 17-beta-hydroxysteroid dehydrogenase type 3, whose amino-acid sequence is MEVFQDWLFTLIGGLICFCTLVKCIRFMKYVFPRIWSALSQTFFQSLGEWAVVTGAGDGLGKAYSFELAKRGLNIVMISRTLEKLQRVASEVEQATGKKVKVVQADFTKNSIYENIEKSLQGLDIGVLVNNVGMLHNPLPCRFLNGPDVDENLVNCNIISVTKMTKMILRQMELRQKGLILNLSSGLGTFPCPLYTMYSASKAFISTFSKALQAEYKAKGIIIQVVTPYGVSTPMTMYQKPNLITKTAEEFVSESLDYVTFGNEIFGCLAHEMLACVLQFIPLWVFHSDRLQEAVLHAFSSYLKKRWRNS